The Flavobacterium jumunjinense genome includes a region encoding these proteins:
- a CDS encoding ParA family protein, producing MKYTFWNNKGGTGKSSLAFQTISEYAIQNPTKKILAIDLCPQANLSELFMGGLLNNGGRNLNNLTTQSLTRTIGGYFQDRLSNPFNTPNINPNNYLSNPNSVHSIIPDNIDLIAGDRIVELQANSISALSITQIPGVDTYLKIIDWLNDLIDAANTLNNYDAIFIDTNPSFAIYTQIGLAAADRIIAPVMADDSSRRALRNIFSLVYGINLPSAIYNQYAFNNKLANGNRVLPKLHLVVKNRLTQYMGPASAYASVLQSIDSDLNLVLASNPNFFTFSNLSDGLAGVRDFQTTGVVAFAEATPFSRLTTGVHNIFGANTQIQQANLTNCIDSINEIVNKL from the coding sequence ATGAAATATACATTTTGGAATAACAAAGGGGGAACAGGTAAATCGAGTTTAGCTTTTCAGACAATATCTGAGTACGCTATCCAAAACCCAACGAAAAAGATTTTAGCAATTGACCTTTGTCCACAAGCAAATTTATCTGAATTATTTATGGGTGGACTTTTAAATAATGGTGGTAGAAATTTAAATAACTTAACAACCCAAAGTTTAACAAGAACTATTGGAGGATATTTCCAAGATAGATTATCAAATCCATTTAATACACCAAATATTAATCCGAATAATTATTTATCTAATCCGAATAGCGTTCATAGTATTATTCCAGATAATATTGACTTAATTGCTGGAGATAGAATTGTTGAATTACAAGCTAATTCAATAAGTGCTCTTTCAATTACTCAAATTCCTGGAGTTGATACATATCTGAAAATTATAGATTGGCTAAACGACTTAATTGATGCTGCAAACACATTGAATAATTATGACGCTATTTTTATTGATACTAATCCAAGTTTTGCAATTTACACTCAGATTGGATTAGCAGCTGCAGACAGGATAATAGCACCCGTGATGGCTGATGATAGTTCCAGAAGAGCTTTGAGAAATATATTTTCGTTAGTTTATGGAATAAATCTTCCTTCGGCAATATATAACCAATATGCTTTCAATAATAAATTGGCAAATGGTAATAGAGTTTTACCCAAACTACATTTAGTCGTAAAAAATAGATTAACACAATATATGGGACCAGCATCAGCTTACGCATCAGTTTTACAGTCAATCGATAGTGACTTAAATTTAGTATTAGCTTCCAATCCTAATTTCTTTACTTTTAGCAATCTTTCGGATGGATTAGCAGGAGTAAGGGATTTTCAAACGACTGGAGTAGTCGCTTTTGCAGAAGCAACACCTTTTAGTAGATTAACAACAGGTGTTCACAATATTTTCGGAGCAAATACACAAATTCAACAAGCTAATTTAACGAATTGTATCGACTCAATTAATGAAATAGTAAATAAGTTATAA
- a CDS encoding VOC family protein codes for MKIQELTLLTNNLIETKKFYENTIGFQKIIETETSISFAVGTSKLIFELTEENHNPKYHFAFNIPTNMLNDAIDWILKRTSLIETENTFITDFENWKAKAIYFFDNNRNIFEFICRTDLNNQTDKPFSVETILNINEIGLVIDQPLQIGKEIIEKTKTEYFSKGPKREDFVAIGNDNGLFVISNPNRKWFPTQEMAEKWKVKGKIKVADKEYELEFN; via the coding sequence ATGAAAATTCAAGAATTAACTTTATTGACAAATAACTTAATCGAAACCAAAAAATTTTACGAAAATACAATTGGATTTCAAAAAATTATTGAAACTGAAACAAGCATTTCTTTTGCAGTTGGAACTTCAAAACTCATTTTTGAGTTAACCGAAGAAAATCATAATCCAAAATATCATTTTGCTTTTAATATTCCGACAAATATGTTGAATGACGCAATAGATTGGATTTTGAAACGGACAAGTTTAATTGAAACTGAAAATACTTTTATAACTGACTTTGAGAATTGGAAAGCGAAAGCAATTTATTTCTTTGACAATAATAGAAATATTTTTGAATTCATTTGTAGAACAGACTTGAATAATCAGACAGACAAACCTTTTTCTGTTGAAACTATTTTAAATATTAACGAAATTGGACTTGTAATTGATCAACCTTTGCAAATTGGAAAAGAAATAATTGAAAAGACAAAGACTGAATATTTTTCAAAAGGGCCTAAAAGAGAGGATTTTGTTGCCATTGGAAACGATAACGGATTATTTGTGATTTCAAATCCGAACAGAAAATGGTTTCCAACCCAAGAAATGGCAGAAAAATGGAAAGTAAAAGGAAAAATAAAAGTTGCTGACAAAGAATATGAACTTGAATTTAATTGA
- a CDS encoding JAB domain-containing protein: MDITLTEEQRIKILNSDDIYGIMQQVLLRENKIDQDKEHFWVVGLANNNRVLFIELVSLGTVNQTLVEPMEVYSLALQKRAVKIILCHNHPSGELKPSEADKDVTDRLIQVGIIVDVLVIDHLIISTKSYLSFKDIGLLDELEKSTKYVPKYVLEERMRKEAMAIAEQKKANEIAKQLKRKGIANETIAEATGLSLEEVAQLRVKSK; encoded by the coding sequence ATGGATATTACACTAACCGAAGAACAACGCATAAAAATCCTAAATTCCGACGATATTTATGGCATTATGCAGCAAGTGCTCTTGCGAGAAAACAAAATAGACCAAGACAAAGAACATTTTTGGGTAGTGGGGCTTGCCAACAACAATAGAGTGTTGTTTATAGAATTGGTGAGTTTGGGCACTGTAAACCAAACATTGGTAGAACCCATGGAAGTATATAGTTTGGCATTGCAAAAAAGAGCCGTAAAAATTATTCTTTGCCACAACCACCCAAGTGGAGAATTGAAACCTTCGGAAGCCGACAAAGACGTTACAGACCGTTTGATACAAGTGGGCATTATTGTAGATGTCTTGGTGATAGACCATTTGATTATTTCTACCAAAAGTTACCTTAGTTTTAAAGACATTGGGCTTCTAGACGAACTAGAGAAAAGTACCAAATATGTGCCTAAATATGTTTTGGAAGAAAGAATGCGAAAAGAAGCAATGGCAATTGCAGAACAAAAAAAAGCAAACGAAATTGCCAAACAACTCAAACGAAAAGGCATTGCCAACGAAACCATAGCCGAAGCCACAGGACTTTCTTTGGAAGAAGTAGCGCAACTGAGAGTGAAAAGCAAATAA
- a CDS encoding TIGR02391 family protein, whose translation MAKRIFNTVDSGTLEGMAKILADTGQGLTGTELSKFIPEAGLVDVDPSNTKWKRLYNSFADYQNKNNNSNSILKFINLSLKPSRFIGQNDKFETVRAELNKRLSFIGLQLNENGVFNPVEKATTITEAEQRVNRFKSKLEGRNIHPKIYEYCNSELITENYFHSVFEAVKSIAEEIRQRTTLTLDGAELIDKALSVTNPLIKINSLQSDTEQSEQKGFSNLIKGVFGMFRNTTAHAPKVVWTITEDEALDIMTTISMIHKKLNKNII comes from the coding sequence ATGGCAAAAAGAATATTCAATACTGTTGACAGCGGAACTTTGGAAGGGATGGCAAAAATTTTAGCTGACACTGGACAAGGGCTAACAGGAACTGAATTATCTAAATTTATTCCAGAAGCAGGACTTGTTGACGTTGACCCATCAAACACAAAGTGGAAACGACTTTATAATAGTTTCGCTGACTACCAAAACAAAAATAATAACTCAAACAGCATTTTAAAATTTATAAACTTATCTCTAAAACCATCTCGCTTCATAGGACAGAATGACAAATTTGAAACTGTACGAGCTGAATTAAACAAACGACTTTCATTTATCGGGCTACAACTTAATGAAAATGGAGTGTTTAATCCTGTTGAGAAGGCGACAACGATTACAGAAGCAGAACAACGAGTGAATAGGTTCAAATCAAAACTTGAAGGCAGAAACATTCATCCAAAAATTTATGAGTACTGCAATTCGGAGCTAATTACAGAAAACTATTTTCATTCAGTTTTTGAAGCCGTTAAAAGTATTGCAGAAGAAATTAGACAAAGGACAACTCTTACTCTTGATGGTGCTGAACTTATTGACAAAGCATTATCGGTTACAAATCCGTTAATCAAAATTAACTCATTACAGTCCGACACAGAACAGAGTGAACAAAAAGGTTTCTCAAATTTAATTAAAGGTGTTTTTGGTATGTTTAGAAATACAACTGCTCATGCACCAAAGGTTGTGTGGACAATTACAGAGGATGAAGCGTTAGACATAATGACGACTATTTCTATGATACATAAGAAACTAAATAAAAATATCATATAG